CGAACACCTCTTGGCACTTGCTTGAGTATTTGAGCAACTTGCTCCGACTTTGGAATAAATTTAACCCATTTATTTTCTTTCATTTATTTCTCCTTATCCTTTATATTTTGCTTATCTTCTAAACCTTTACAATACCAAGCTAAGCCTTTTATATCGCTATATATACCAAAGATAAAAATAAAAAATAAAAGCGAAAATATGCTTATGCCTGCAATTAGATTTGCTTGGCTATCTCTGTGAAAGAAAGCAATTGTTATTATAATGATAAATACAATGCTTGCAAAGATAAGTTTTTGTAAGCTTTCCTTGACATAAGTCTTGATAGTCCTATTGTTATCAAAATCTTCAAGTTTAATTGTTTTCATTGTTTTTCTCCTTTGTGAATTTGTTAAAAAAATCATCAGAACTTTTTTCTTTTTTGCGTTGCTTAAGAATAAGATGATGAGCTATATCTTTATATTTTTGGATTAAATAAGAAACATAATCATCACAAACTCGATCATATGGATATTTTTTGCATATAAAGGCAACCTTGTGAAGACTCTCGTCTAAGTCTGATTTAGCAAAGTTTGAAGATGATTCTGTGTTTTCAAGAATTTTTATTTCATCAGTGTTTAGCTTAGCATATATAAAATTTTGCATTACTTTTCTTTCCTTATTGAGTGGAGTAGTTGAAAAATCAAGCCCCTCAGCTTCAATTGAAAAAAGGTTATATATAATTAGACAACATTGTATAGAAATAAATAATGTTATAAAGAGAATTCCAAAGAAACCAAGAGTTGAATTTTTATCAAGAATAATTACTGCAATTAAAGATACAATAATATGCAAAAAAGAAAAAAGTATAAGATTGTCAATTAAAAATAATGGAGCAATATTTGCAATAGTGCTTGAAAAAAGTATTGAAATAAGAAATACTGCATACAAGTTTAACATAATGATTACTGCAATTTTGATAAATTTCATCTTCATTCCTTTTTTACTCCCCATCAATTTTTTGCAAATAATCTCGTTGTGCTTTTTCTTTGGTATTTTTTACAAGATTTGTAAAATATTTATTACACGCATAGCTATTTTCATTTGAATGACAAACTATTTGAGTTACATTTAGCAATATTTTAAATTCAGAGTATATATCTGATCTTATACCTATTAAATATGTAAAATTTTGTTTCTCTTCTTTGCTTAGTGTTTTATACATTCTTTCTTGCATTGCACTCGTATCTTTTGAAAAATCTATAACATATCTGTTAATAATGTCAGCCCAGAAAAAAGCTACTGCTATACCGATGAGAAATAGAGTAAATGAATATTTTGTTTTACAAAAAAGTTGTTCGGTAAAACTAAACCAACCAAAGCAAAAAAGGGCTACAGCAAACCAAATTTGGTTATAAAATAAGATAGGTGGAATAATTAAGGCTATTATGTTTGGTATTAGCATAAAACAAGAAAAACCTGCAAAAAATGCTATCCATAAAGCATAAATGATATAAGCAACCTTATATTTTGTTATTTTTCTTCGGTTTTCCTGATTCATTTTTTACCTCTCACTTAAGATTTTTTCAACTTAAAATCCCATATCCTAAAGTCAAAATTTTCAGCTTTCATTTTTCCTCCTTTATATTAAAGCTGTCAGTTATTAGTTTGATGATATTAAAGGCATTATACTCGTCAAAATTATCCTTTTTGATTTCTCTTTCGATTAAAGGTATAACAATATCATCTATTACATCACTTTCAAATATGCACTGCTCTATAATATCTAGTATAATTTCATTTCCGAAAGGATCATTTCGTATTTTTTTGGCAACATAATTTATAAGTTTGTCAGTTTCGTTTTCATTTAGACTTTCTATTTTTGAGTCTTTAAGTTTCTCAAATAAATGATCCAATAATGAATTGAAACCTTTTTCACAAGTAGCTTTATCATCTATGCCATATTTTTCTAAGAATTCTTTACTTCTTTGTTTTGCTAGACTTAAAGCTTCTTTGTAAAAGTCCTCTTTAAAGAAAGCACCAATGGCTTTTAAGTCCATTATGGCTTTATTTATTTCTTTTTCCAACCCTTGATTTTCTTGATTCATTTTGTTTGTCTCCTTATCTGTAAAATTCTTTGCACGCTTCAAATGCGTAAGTTTTGCTTTCATCACGAGGTGCGTTGCCCCATTGTTTAAAGAAAAAAGGCACACCTGCTTTTTTGCAGTCCTCATACAGCTTTTGCACCCACTCAGCTTTCATTGTCCTTGCTTTTTTAGGAGCATTAGGCACACTTTCTCCACCTACGATAACCCAATCAATGTATTTTAAATCCTTGCCAAAATCAAGCTCGCTTAGTAGCGGTTCGCAAGAGATGAAAAAGCGTGTGTTTTTGTTCAAATCTCTAACCTGTTTTAACCCTGCTAAGTTCTCAAACCTTAAATCTAATTGTTCTTGATTTTCAATTGTTACGCCAAAAAGGGCATTATCTGGCAGAGCGTGAAGCCCCAACCATAAACGATTTATCATCCACCCCACTCGTTTTGTCAAAAATAAAAAATCA
This is a stretch of genomic DNA from Campylobacter sp. MIT 12-8780. It encodes these proteins:
- a CDS encoding DUF5131 family protein, with amino-acid sequence MSKIEWCDKTFNCITGCSGISEACKNCYARSMHKRLHAMYLKNPSQKSVQKYSQPFDKVIFHEESLKELEDTKKYPSGSKIFVNSMSDTFHKDVKEEWINSIFSAIRKRKDCDFLFLTKRVGWMINRLWLGLHALPDNALFGVTIENQEQLDLRFENLAGLKQVRDLNKNTRFFISCEPLLSELDFGKDLKYIDWVIVGGESVPNAPKKARTMKAEWVQKLYEDCKKAGVPFFFKQWGNAPRDESKTYAFEACKEFYR